A region of Ferruginibacter albus DNA encodes the following proteins:
- a CDS encoding DUF2306 domain-containing protein: MILRKNIVPAILLVALAVFSFLMLRIIYAYIPVKNDVAFLQLKQEYIHVTEWRLAFFVHVFSSILVLFAGFTQFSKRLLRRKPRLHRVFGYIYVIDILLVTGPASFLMSFYANGGLSSRIAFVLLSVLWILFTALALYYAIKKKFRLHRMYMIRSFALTLSAISLRLWKVIIANFTEIHPMDRYRIIAWLGWTLNLLIAEYIIYRMSKYRYKIVQAD; the protein is encoded by the coding sequence ATGATACTCCGCAAAAATATTGTTCCGGCAATTTTACTGGTTGCGTTGGCGGTGTTTTCGTTTTTAATGTTGCGTATTATCTATGCCTATATTCCCGTAAAAAATGATGTAGCTTTTTTACAATTAAAACAAGAATACATACATGTAACCGAATGGCGGCTTGCTTTTTTTGTACATGTATTCAGCAGTATATTGGTGCTGTTCGCCGGGTTCACGCAATTCTCAAAACGGTTATTACGTCGTAAACCCCGGTTGCACCGAGTATTTGGATACATTTATGTGATCGATATTTTATTAGTGACGGGGCCGGCAAGTTTTTTAATGAGCTTTTATGCCAATGGTGGTTTATCATCACGCATTGCATTTGTATTGCTGTCTGTATTATGGATATTATTTACAGCATTGGCTTTATATTATGCTATAAAAAAGAAATTTAGATTGCATCGTATGTACATGATAAGAAGTTTTGCGCTCACACTGTCTGCTATTAGTCTGCGTTTATGGAAAGTTATCATTGCAAACTTCACCGAAATTCATCCTATGGATAGATATAGAATTATTGCATGGCTGGGCTGGACGCTGAACCTTTTAATTGCAGAATATATTATTTACAGAATGAGTAAGTATCGATATAAAATCGTTCAGGCAGATTAG
- a CDS encoding YARHG domain-containing protein — translation MKHIFSFALLAAFIIASCKSKTSSTDKNTDNAVADSLVNKINILGSYVGAFGDNKINVLITRIAGDSIEGNSIVAGNARTFKGTINKKDSVISISAKEPGDDKNDGSFQFAINASNPNTLTGSWQPYKSTENVGDKKFSLVKRTFSYKADVGEYPQASMKLLSDSDVNNMDKYELEMMRNEIFARHGYCFTRRETRQEFESEDWYIPASVDVRKDITEIERKNITLIKKYEKYAKEYGDDYGR, via the coding sequence ATGAAACACATTTTTTCGTTTGCCTTGTTAGCTGCTTTTATAATTGCTTCCTGCAAAAGCAAAACATCTTCTACCGATAAAAATACAGACAATGCTGTTGCAGACAGCCTTGTTAATAAAATAAATATCTTAGGCTCCTATGTTGGAGCTTTTGGCGACAATAAGATCAATGTTTTAATTACAAGAATAGCCGGGGACAGCATTGAAGGCAATAGCATTGTTGCAGGCAATGCCAGAACATTTAAAGGAACCATAAATAAAAAAGATTCTGTTATCAGCATAAGTGCAAAAGAGCCGGGCGATGATAAAAATGATGGAAGTTTTCAATTTGCGATAAATGCTTCAAATCCAAATACACTTACCGGTTCATGGCAACCTTATAAGTCAACCGAAAATGTTGGCGACAAAAAATTTTCTCTTGTCAAAAGAACATTTTCTTATAAAGCAGACGTTGGTGAATATCCTCAAGCAAGCATGAAATTGTTAAGCGACAGCGATGTAAACAATATGGATAAGTACGAATTAGAGATGATGCGCAATGAAATATTTGCCCGTCATGGTTATTGCTTTACAAGAAGAGAAACCAGGCAGGAATTTGAAAGTGAAGATTGGTATATACCGGCTTCTGTTGATGTAAGAAAAGATATAACAGAAATAGAAAGGAAAAATATTACATTGATAAAAAAGTATGAAAAATATGCCAAGGAGTATGGTGATGATTATGGCAGATAA
- a CDS encoding HIT family protein, whose product MTIFSKIIAGEIPSYKILENEKFFSFLDIFPLVEGHVLVIPKTETDKFFDLPDDYLSEILLFAKPIAHAIEKAFDCNRCGISVIGLEVPHAHLHLTPINSAGDISFTKPKLKLSAEQLKSVQEKIVAHL is encoded by the coding sequence ATGACCATCTTTTCAAAAATAATAGCAGGAGAAATCCCTTCTTATAAAATTTTAGAGAATGAAAAATTCTTTTCCTTCTTAGATATTTTTCCATTGGTAGAAGGGCATGTTTTGGTGATACCCAAAACTGAAACAGATAAGTTTTTTGACCTGCCTGATGATTATTTGTCAGAAATATTATTGTTTGCAAAACCCATTGCTCACGCTATTGAAAAAGCATTCGACTGTAACCGGTGCGGAATTAGTGTAATTGGTTTGGAAGTGCCGCATGCTCATTTGCATTTAACACCTATTAATAGCGCAGGTGATATAAGCTTTACCAAGCCCAAGTTAAAATTAAGTGCAGAGCAATTGAAAAGTGTTCAAGAGAAAATAGTAGCACATTTGTAA
- a CDS encoding response regulator transcription factor — protein sequence MNKGKVLLAEDDDALAFVIKDSLSDEGFDVIHVADGELAWQQFQKNNFDICLLDVNMPIRDGFALAKKIRQHSDIIPILFITAKSLEEDKIKGFQTGADDYITKPFSMQELILRMEVFLRRTKKLMADVKEEYQIGKLRFSYNELKIYSTSEVITLTQREAELTKFFASHPNKILKREEVLLNVWGKDDYFLGRSMDVFITKLRKYFKADPSVILETIHGVGFRLNVN from the coding sequence ATGAATAAAGGAAAAGTTTTGTTAGCAGAAGATGATGATGCTTTGGCATTTGTAATTAAAGATAGTTTAAGTGATGAAGGGTTTGATGTGATACATGTTGCAGACGGAGAGTTAGCCTGGCAGCAATTTCAAAAAAACAATTTTGATATTTGTTTGCTGGATGTGAATATGCCGATACGGGATGGTTTTGCCCTGGCTAAAAAGATCCGTCAGCATAGCGATATCATTCCTATTTTATTTATTACTGCCAAAAGCCTGGAGGAAGATAAGATAAAAGGTTTTCAAACCGGTGCAGACGATTATATTACCAAGCCTTTTAGCATGCAGGAGCTGATATTAAGAATGGAAGTTTTTTTACGGCGTACTAAAAAATTAATGGCTGATGTAAAGGAAGAATATCAAATCGGAAAACTCCGTTTTTCGTATAATGAGTTAAAAATATATTCTACCAGTGAAGTGATCACACTTACACAACGTGAAGCAGAGCTTACCAAATTCTTTGCCTCTCACCCAAATAAGATTTTAAAAAGAGAAGAAGTATTGCTGAATGTTTGGGGTAAGGATGATTATTTTTTAGGCAGAAGCATGGATGTGTTTATAACCAAGCTTCGTAAATACTTTAAAGCAGATCCTTCTGTGATATTGGAAACCATACATGGGGTGGGTTTCCGGTTGAATGTAAATTGA
- a CDS encoding sensor histidine kinase gives MINLQRMVIRSKALRWGLLISALVVAIIIAVQLFWLQKVYLFEEKQFSTNVSKSIKGLYEDLNLMGEHSIEKLIEISDNDFYLAKIDEAPPIDSIRNTLSYELADFGVFTDCNIAVYDAQTKKYSGERYIDLPDTYHSNSDNISIPVFKRNYSYLILFFPHRGQYILKEMYFWIISSGILLLVLIGFSGSIFYLYRQKFLNETQKDFVNNFTHEFKTPLAVIKIAADVLQQPSIIQKPDKFTKYAGIITEQTDYMQRQVQRLLEIAYTDRKTLPLVLEQFDANQLIQKAINDLQPLILEKSVQLTTSFTQNNAVIKADKNHLLLVIINLIENAIKYSQQPVIKISTFAEDLHLIVKVEDNGMGINSEHYKKIFDRFYRVTDGEIHTTKGFGLGLNFVKKIVDAHNGKIEVESKRGEGSTFTIKIPKNL, from the coding sequence ATGATTAATTTACAAAGAATGGTAATTCGGTCAAAGGCGTTGCGATGGGGGCTTCTCATAAGTGCTTTGGTGGTGGCTATTATCATTGCTGTACAATTATTCTGGTTACAAAAAGTTTACCTCTTTGAAGAAAAGCAATTCAGTACAAATGTTTCTAAAAGCATTAAAGGTTTGTACGAAGATCTTAATTTGATGGGGGAGCATAGTATAGAAAAATTAATAGAGATTTCTGACAATGACTTTTACCTTGCAAAGATCGATGAAGCACCTCCGATAGATTCTATACGCAATACGCTAAGTTATGAGTTGGCAGATTTTGGCGTGTTTACCGATTGTAATATTGCGGTGTACGATGCCCAAACAAAAAAATATTCCGGGGAAAGATATATTGATCTGCCAGATACTTATCATTCCAATTCGGATAATATTTCAATACCTGTTTTCAAAAGAAATTACTCCTATCTCATTTTGTTTTTTCCGCACCGCGGACAATACATTTTAAAGGAAATGTACTTCTGGATCATATCAAGCGGAATTTTATTATTGGTTTTAATAGGTTTCAGCGGTAGTATTTTTTATTTATATCGTCAAAAGTTCTTGAATGAGACACAAAAAGACTTTGTAAATAATTTTACACACGAGTTTAAAACGCCATTAGCAGTAATTAAAATAGCTGCAGATGTTTTGCAACAACCTTCGATCATACAAAAGCCGGATAAGTTTACTAAATACGCCGGTATTATAACAGAGCAAACCGATTACATGCAGCGGCAGGTGCAACGGTTATTGGAGATCGCTTATACTGACCGAAAAACATTGCCGTTGGTATTGGAGCAATTTGATGCCAATCAATTAATACAAAAAGCGATCAATGATCTGCAGCCATTGATATTAGAAAAGAGCGTGCAGCTAACCACTTCGTTCACGCAGAACAATGCCGTCATTAAAGCGGATAAAAATCATTTGTTGCTGGTTATAATTAATTTAATTGAAAATGCTATTAAATATTCGCAGCAACCTGTTATTAAGATCAGTACGTTTGCAGAAGACCTGCATTTGATAGTAAAAGTAGAAGATAATGGAATGGGCATTAACAGCGAACATTATAAAAAAATATTCGATCGCTTTTACCGGGTTACCGATGGCGAAATCCATACTACCAAAGGCTTTGGTTTGGGCTTGAATTTTGTGAAAAAAATAGTGGATGCACACAATGGTAAAATAGAAGTTGAAAGTAAACGTGGAGAGGGTAGCACCTTTACAATTAAAATTCCTAAAAATTTATAA
- the ruvC gene encoding crossover junction endodeoxyribonuclease RuvC yields MSVQKKSKIILGIDPGTVVMGYGLLEITGSKISLLEMDVLKPGKVNDGYKKLQLIYNTVSGLIIKYKPDVFAIEAPFFGKNVQSMLKLGRAQGVAIAAAMRHGLEVTEYSPKKIKQSITGNGNANKEQVLKMLQRLLQFDHEPGYLDASDALAVAVCHYFQESSLINPSSKKAKGWDDFIKNNPGRIKNK; encoded by the coding sequence TTGTCAGTTCAAAAAAAATCAAAAATTATTTTAGGCATCGATCCCGGAACTGTGGTGATGGGTTATGGATTATTGGAAATAACAGGGAGTAAAATATCCCTGCTGGAAATGGATGTATTAAAACCAGGTAAAGTAAATGATGGCTATAAAAAGCTGCAGTTGATCTACAATACCGTAAGCGGACTTATTATTAAATACAAGCCAGATGTATTTGCCATTGAAGCGCCATTTTTTGGTAAAAATGTACAAAGCATGCTAAAGTTAGGCAGAGCGCAAGGTGTAGCTATTGCTGCCGCTATGCGCCACGGTTTGGAAGTAACTGAATATTCTCCTAAAAAAATAAAGCAATCAATAACAGGAAATGGAAATGCCAATAAAGAACAGGTGTTAAAAATGTTACAACGTTTATTGCAGTTCGATCACGAGCCGGGATATTTAGATGCATCAGATGCGTTGGCAGTAGCTGTTTGTCATTATTTCCAGGAAAGTTCATTAATAAACCCGTCTTCAAAAAAAGCAAAAGGCTGGGATGACTTTATTAAAAATAATCCCGGCAGGATAAAAAATAAATAA
- a CDS encoding lysylphosphatidylglycerol synthase domain-containing protein yields MNKQIKILLNYFLGPVLFVLLSWSLYKQIINQPDLANRWEEIKASWYNYKFWLVIILMLVNWGIEARKWQLLIGHLQQFSFFKAFSAVLSGSSVTMLTPNRVGEYGGRILYVEEGNRIKAISLTIVGSISQFLVTMVMGCCGLFFLRFFSTRANALNELPSLWSNILLSLSIALTLLILLFYLRIGWLVRMIEKITALQKFVKHIQVLDEFSNMQLLHILLLSFVRYMVFVLQYVLLLQVMQVDIGIILGCTSINVFYLVMAIVPTFGFIEFPMRAKTSWEILKFYTTNELGVGAATLGIWLINLVVPAIIGSLLILSIKIIKEK; encoded by the coding sequence TTGAATAAACAGATCAAAATACTGCTGAACTACTTTTTGGGCCCTGTATTATTTGTTTTACTTTCCTGGAGTTTGTACAAGCAAATAATTAATCAACCCGATCTTGCCAATCGATGGGAAGAAATTAAAGCAAGCTGGTACAATTATAAATTCTGGCTGGTAATTATTTTAATGCTGGTAAACTGGGGAATTGAGGCAAGAAAATGGCAATTGCTGATCGGGCATTTACAACAATTTAGTTTTTTTAAGGCCTTTAGTGCCGTATTATCCGGCAGCAGCGTAACCATGCTTACGCCTAACAGGGTAGGTGAATATGGAGGAAGAATCTTATATGTGGAAGAAGGGAATCGCATTAAAGCCATTTCGCTTACTATTGTGGGCAGCATCAGCCAGTTTTTGGTTACTATGGTAATGGGGTGTTGCGGATTATTTTTTCTTCGTTTTTTTTCAACCAGGGCCAATGCATTGAATGAATTGCCTTCTTTATGGAGCAATATATTGCTGTCGTTAAGCATCGCTCTTACCTTATTGATACTGCTTTTCTATTTACGTATAGGCTGGTTGGTGAGAATGATAGAAAAAATTACTGCATTACAAAAATTTGTTAAACATATACAGGTGCTCGATGAATTTAGTAATATGCAACTGTTGCATATACTCCTGTTATCGTTTGTTCGATATATGGTATTTGTTTTGCAATATGTGCTGTTGCTGCAGGTAATGCAGGTGGATATTGGTATTATATTAGGATGCACTTCTATCAATGTATTTTATTTAGTAATGGCGATAGTGCCCACTTTTGGTTTTATTGAATTTCCTATGCGTGCAAAAACCAGTTGGGAAATTTTGAAATTTTATACTACCAACGAATTAGGCGTTGGTGCGGCAACACTAGGTATTTGGCTGATAAATCTTGTAGTGCCGGCTATTATAGGTAGTTTGCTTATTTTGAGCATTAAAATTATAAAGGAAAAATAA
- a CDS encoding DUF3108 domain-containing protein, producing the protein MKKLIRYALLMTCLCSFQDGPSDDFCGIKNTAFKEGESVTMKVFYTAAGVYVGAGEATFTTALEKYNGKTVYHCIGDGKSYSFFDNFFKVRDRYETYIDTSNMLPMKFVRNVSEGNTKIYNNVTFNQTAKTAITTNGVYKTTSCIQDVMSAIYYARNINFSKYKVNDKVPFDMFLDDQVYHLYIRYLGKEVVKTKYGKFNAIKFKPLLIKGTMFEGGEKMTAWVSDDPNHLLLRIESPITVGTVKVDMYGYKNLRYPLSSLIEVR; encoded by the coding sequence ATGAAAAAATTAATCAGGTATGCATTATTAATGACGTGTTTATGCAGTTTTCAGGATGGACCTTCTGATGATTTTTGCGGTATTAAAAACACTGCTTTTAAAGAGGGCGAATCTGTTACCATGAAAGTTTTTTATACCGCCGCCGGCGTATATGTTGGCGCAGGCGAAGCTACATTTACCACAGCTCTGGAAAAATATAACGGTAAAACGGTTTATCACTGCATTGGTGATGGAAAATCGTATTCTTTTTTTGATAACTTTTTTAAAGTGCGTGACAGATACGAAACATACATTGATACTTCCAATATGTTGCCGATGAAATTCGTTCGCAATGTAAGTGAAGGCAACACCAAAATTTACAATAACGTAACCTTTAATCAGACTGCTAAAACTGCTATTACTACTAATGGCGTTTATAAAACCACCAGCTGCATACAAGATGTAATGAGTGCTATTTATTATGCCCGGAATATTAATTTCTCTAAATACAAAGTGAATGATAAAGTACCTTTTGATATGTTTTTAGATGACCAGGTTTATCATTTATACATTCGTTATTTAGGTAAAGAAGTAGTGAAAACAAAATATGGCAAATTCAATGCGATAAAATTTAAGCCACTGCTTATTAAAGGAACTATGTTTGAAGGCGGTGAAAAGATGACAGCCTGGGTAAGCGATGACCCTAATCATTTATTGTTACGAATTGAAAGTCCTATTACAGTTGGTACTGTTAAAGTAGATATGTATGGATATAAAAATCTGCGTTACCCGTTAAGTTCTTTAATTGAAGTGAGATAG
- a CDS encoding MBL fold metallo-hydrolase, giving the protein MKLYSINTGYFKLDGGAMFGVVPKSIWNKLNPADDNNMCNWAMRCLLIEDGNKLILIDNGMGDKQDAKFFGHYYLNGDDSLDKSLAKHGFNKDDVTDVILTHLHFDHCGGSIKREGDKLVPAFKNASFWSNKAHWQWATEPNDREKASFLEENILPIKDSGQLKMVKSNHQMAANKLGRTSSEILPSISFLFANGHTESMMLPLIEYNDRRIVFMADLLPAVAHIPLPYVMAYDMFPLTTLQEKKSFLNEAMENKYTLFFEHDPNIECCNLQITEKGIRQGDTFRIQDIG; this is encoded by the coding sequence ATGAAACTTTATAGCATCAACACCGGTTATTTTAAATTAGACGGCGGCGCCATGTTTGGCGTGGTTCCTAAAAGTATTTGGAATAAACTTAATCCGGCAGATGACAATAATATGTGCAACTGGGCCATGCGTTGTTTGTTGATTGAAGATGGTAATAAATTAATATTGATCGATAACGGAATGGGAGATAAGCAGGATGCAAAATTTTTCGGTCATTATTATTTGAATGGAGATGATAGCTTAGATAAATCTTTGGCAAAACATGGTTTTAATAAAGACGATGTTACTGATGTTATTCTAACCCATTTGCATTTTGATCATTGTGGAGGAAGCATAAAAAGAGAAGGAGATAAATTAGTTCCTGCATTTAAAAACGCAAGCTTCTGGAGCAACAAAGCGCATTGGCAATGGGCTACAGAACCCAATGACAGAGAAAAAGCAAGCTTTCTGGAAGAAAATATTTTGCCGATAAAAGATAGTGGTCAACTGAAAATGGTAAAAAGTAATCACCAAATGGCGGCTAATAAATTGGGCAGAACTTCATCAGAAATATTACCATCCATCTCTTTCTTATTTGCAAACGGACACACAGAATCAATGATGTTGCCGTTAATAGAATACAACGATCGTAGAATTGTATTTATGGCAGATCTGCTACCTGCTGTTGCACATATTCCTTTGCCTTATGTAATGGCTTACGATATGTTTCCTCTTACTACCTTACAAGAAAAGAAATCGTTCTTAAACGAAGCAATGGAAAATAAGTATACCTTATTTTTTGAACATGACCCGAATATTGAGTGCTGTAATTTACAAATAACAGAAAAAGGGATAAGACAAGGAGATACATTTCGTATACAGGATATTGGATAA
- a CDS encoding MFS transporter codes for MQTASKKVINGWAMYDWANSVYSLVITSTIFPAYYGSVTGDGKDNTIDYVNFLGGRFVNTSLYNYALAVAFLIVAVMSPILSSIADYKGNKKSFMNFFLTIGSIACACMFFFDKGHLNTGIITLVIACIGYWSSLVFYNSFLPEIAAPEDQDRVSAKGFAMGYIGSVILQIVCFLFVMKPEWFGIKDDYLPAKLSFLLVGIWWWAFGQFSLSRLPKSIPAGTENKKNIIVNGYIELGKVWRQLTSMPVLKRYLFSFFFYNMGVQTVMLAATLYGTDELQIPTANLIIAILIIQLIAIPGSYLISKLSTLIGNFKALMVCVIIWICCCIAAFYMPAKGINEFYLLATIVGFIMGGIQSLSRSTYSKLMPATKDTASFFSFYDVTEKIAIVIGMFSFGFITEITGSQRHSVLALAIFFIIGLIGLLWTRSVEKKITNETL; via the coding sequence ATGCAAACTGCTTCTAAAAAAGTAATTAACGGATGGGCAATGTACGATTGGGCTAATTCTGTTTATAGCCTGGTTATTACATCCACTATTTTTCCTGCGTATTATGGTTCCGTTACAGGAGATGGGAAAGATAATACGATCGATTATGTAAATTTCCTGGGAGGCAGATTTGTAAATACTTCTTTATATAATTATGCGTTGGCAGTAGCATTTCTAATCGTTGCTGTTATGTCGCCTATCCTTTCTTCTATTGCAGATTATAAAGGAAATAAGAAAAGCTTCATGAACTTTTTTTTAACGATAGGAAGCATTGCTTGTGCCTGTATGTTCTTCTTCGATAAAGGCCATCTTAATACCGGAATAATAACATTAGTGATTGCCTGTATTGGTTATTGGAGCAGTCTGGTTTTTTATAATTCGTTTTTACCTGAAATAGCAGCACCGGAAGACCAGGATAGAGTAAGTGCCAAAGGTTTTGCCATGGGCTATATCGGAAGTGTTATTTTACAGATAGTGTGTTTTTTGTTTGTGATGAAACCTGAGTGGTTTGGAATAAAAGATGATTATCTGCCGGCTAAACTGTCGTTTTTACTAGTCGGTATTTGGTGGTGGGCATTTGGCCAGTTTTCTTTATCACGACTACCTAAAAGCATTCCGGCGGGAACTGAGAATAAAAAGAATATTATTGTAAACGGGTATATAGAATTAGGGAAAGTATGGCGGCAGTTAACGTCCATGCCTGTATTAAAACGTTACCTGTTCTCATTTTTCTTTTATAACATGGGTGTGCAAACCGTAATGCTTGCCGCTACATTATACGGTACAGATGAATTGCAGATTCCCACTGCAAATTTGATCATCGCTATTCTTATTATTCAACTTATTGCCATTCCTGGATCTTATCTTATATCTAAATTATCAACGTTGATCGGAAACTTTAAGGCATTAATGGTTTGTGTGATAATCTGGATCTGTTGTTGCATTGCTGCGTTTTATATGCCGGCCAAAGGCATTAATGAATTTTATTTATTGGCTACTATTGTAGGTTTTATAATGGGAGGCATTCAGTCATTAAGTCGTTCTACATACAGCAAGCTGATGCCTGCAACAAAAGATACGGCCTCTTTCTTTAGCTTTTATGATGTTACAGAAAAAATTGCCATAGTAATTGGCATGTTCAGCTTTGGATTTATTACGGAAATAACGGGTTCTCAGCGTCACTCAGTATTGGCATTGGCAATCTTTTTTATAATAGGGTTGATCGGGCTTTTATGGACGCGTTCTGTTGAAAAGAAAATTACGAATGAAACTTTATAG
- a CDS encoding undecaprenyl-diphosphate phosphatase: MTSIQTIILSIVEGLTEFLPVSSTGHMIIASSLMGIEKDEFVKLFEIAIQLGAILAVVVLYWKKFFDLSKWQFYIKLVVAVIPALVLGKLLSDKIDALLESPTTVAFSLLIGGIILLFVDKIFNEHTITEEKNISYGKGFIIGIWQCLAMIPGVSRSAASIIGGMSQKLTRSLAAEFSFFLAVPTMVAATGYKLLKTYKEHPEVIKNKHNLMLLGFGNLLAFIVAMIAIKFFISYLQKHGFKLFGWYRIVVGILLLLLIMKGYLG, from the coding sequence ATGACTTCCATTCAAACTATTATTCTTTCTATTGTAGAAGGATTAACGGAGTTTTTGCCTGTTTCTTCTACCGGGCATATGATCATTGCCAGCTCATTGATGGGAATTGAAAAAGATGAGTTTGTAAAATTATTTGAGATCGCCATACAATTAGGAGCGATACTGGCAGTAGTTGTTTTGTATTGGAAAAAGTTTTTCGATCTCAGCAAATGGCAGTTTTATATAAAGCTTGTAGTTGCTGTTATTCCTGCCTTGGTATTGGGAAAATTATTGTCGGATAAAATTGATGCATTGCTGGAAAGCCCCACAACAGTAGCATTTTCGTTATTGATTGGTGGCATTATCTTGTTATTCGTTGATAAAATATTCAATGAGCATACGATAACGGAAGAAAAAAACATTAGTTATGGCAAAGGATTTATCATTGGTATTTGGCAGTGTTTGGCAATGATACCGGGTGTAAGCAGAAGCGCCGCCAGTATTATTGGAGGCATGAGTCAAAAACTGACAAGAAGCTTAGCAGCAGAATTTTCTTTCTTTTTAGCTGTTCCAACCATGGTAGCGGCAACAGGCTATAAATTATTAAAAACCTACAAAGAACATCCTGAAGTTATAAAAAACAAGCATAACCTGATGTTGCTGGGGTTTGGCAACCTGTTGGCTTTTATTGTAGCCATGATCGCTATTAAGTTTTTTATCAGCTATTTGCAAAAGCATGGCTTTAAACTGTTTGGATGGTATAGAATTGTGGTAGGAATCTTATTGCTTTTATTGATCATGAAAGGGTATTTAGGATAA
- a CDS encoding DUF3098 domain-containing protein, with amino-acid sequence MATAKQKQVKQQPAKAESLFDKKNYQMMLIGVVVLALGFFLMAGGKSPDPTKFNDDEIYSTTRITIAPLLILTGFIIEIFAIMRKPKDA; translated from the coding sequence ATGGCTACAGCTAAACAAAAACAGGTAAAACAACAACCTGCAAAAGCAGAAAGCTTGTTTGATAAAAAGAACTATCAAATGATGTTGATTGGAGTAGTGGTATTGGCGTTGGGCTTTTTTTTAATGGCAGGCGGTAAAAGTCCCGACCCTACTAAGTTCAACGATGATGAAATTTACAGCACAACCCGCATCACTATTGCGCCTTTATTGATCCTTACAGGGTTTATTATTGAAATATTTGCAATAATGAGAAAGCCTAAAGACGCTTAA
- a CDS encoding cell division protein FtsX gives MTQFGKSSSAKRSKPSYAYAIIGVALILFLFGIVGWMSLNLKKWGEVLKEQLQVNAYILPSATQKQKDSVFQFVTSLPYVRNAEYITKDKAIASYNLENDSSWKKMIDYNPLPESVSFFLNSNYVNKDSLDNLRNLLLTNYGHVISEFQDPQKTIQNVGSFVKYATIFVFIFAVIGTIIVIVSIDNTIRLAMYSNRFIIKTMQMVGATRGFISRPLNVKAVINGTIAALIAIVAMIAFMLFAESVVPWLKQLRDVTNLAIVVAGMLILGITISWVSTHRAVIKYLKIKLDDLY, from the coding sequence ATGACTCAATTTGGAAAATCATCCTCGGCAAAACGAAGCAAGCCCTCCTATGCGTATGCTATTATTGGCGTAGCGTTGATCTTATTTTTATTTGGTATTGTGGGTTGGATGTCGCTGAATTTGAAAAAATGGGGGGAAGTATTAAAAGAGCAATTGCAGGTGAATGCATACATACTTCCTTCTGCCACACAAAAGCAAAAAGACAGTGTATTTCAGTTTGTAACCAGTTTGCCTTATGTGCGAAATGCCGAATACATTACCAAAGACAAAGCTATAGCGAGCTATAATTTGGAAAATGACAGCTCTTGGAAAAAGATGATCGATTATAATCCTTTACCCGAGAGTGTAAGCTTTTTTCTCAACTCCAACTATGTAAATAAAGACAGCCTTGATAATTTGCGCAATTTATTATTGACGAACTACGGGCATGTAATATCGGAATTTCAAGATCCGCAAAAGACCATACAAAACGTTGGTTCTTTTGTTAAATATGCTACCATTTTTGTTTTCATTTTTGCAGTGATAGGTACTATTATAGTAATTGTATCAATTGATAATACGATCCGTTTGGCAATGTATAGTAATCGGTTCATTATTAAAACCATGCAAATGGTGGGTGCCACACGAGGGTTTATTTCCCGTCCGTTGAATGTTAAGGCTGTTATTAATGGTACCATAGCCGCTTTAATAGCTATTGTAGCAATGATAGCGTTTATGCTATTTGCAGAAAGTGTTGTGCCTTGGCTTAAGCAATTAAGAGATGTTACTAATCTTGCAATTGTGGTGGCGGGGATGTTGATATTAGGAATCACTATTTCGTGGGTTAGCACGCACAGGGCGGTTATTAAATACCTGAAAATAAAACTGGACGACCTTTATTAA